One part of the Vicinamibacterales bacterium genome encodes these proteins:
- a CDS encoding acetate--CoA ligase family protein: protein LPERESLARLAAAGVPVTPARAVPADDGGDGAVAAWRELGARGVVLKLDAVGLAHKTEAGGVRLGLSDEAAIRAAASELRDVAAAAGIEMRGLLVEPMAVPGVELIVGGRRDAVFGPAVLVGVGGILAEVLDDVVVLLAPVTTAEVRERLGTLRAAPILHGVRGRPGVDLDALAAFVVAIGDLLVADPSVVEIDCNPVIAGPEGAVAVDALVVKDFDGSPSRA from the coding sequence GCTCCCCGAACGCGAGAGCCTGGCGCGGCTCGCGGCGGCCGGCGTGCCCGTGACGCCCGCGCGCGCCGTCCCCGCGGACGATGGTGGCGACGGTGCCGTCGCCGCCTGGCGCGAGCTCGGGGCGCGAGGGGTCGTCCTCAAGCTCGATGCCGTTGGCCTGGCGCACAAGACCGAGGCTGGCGGGGTGCGGCTCGGGCTCTCGGACGAGGCCGCGATCCGTGCGGCGGCGAGCGAGCTGCGGGACGTGGCGGCAGCAGCGGGCATCGAGATGCGCGGGCTGCTCGTCGAGCCGATGGCCGTGCCCGGCGTCGAGCTCATCGTCGGCGGCCGGCGGGACGCCGTGTTCGGACCCGCGGTCCTCGTCGGGGTCGGCGGGATCCTGGCCGAGGTGCTCGACGACGTCGTGGTGCTCCTCGCGCCGGTCACGACGGCCGAGGTCCGCGAGCGCCTGGGGACACTCCGCGCCGCGCCGATCCTCCACGGCGTGCGCGGCCGGCCGGGCGTCGATCTCGACGCGCTCGCCGCGTTCGTCGTCGCGATCGGAGACCTGCTGGTGGCCGACCCCTCCGTCGTGGAGATCGACTGCAACCCGGTGATCGCCGGCCCTGAGGGTGCGGTTGCAGTCGATGCCCTGGTCGTCAAGGACTTCGACGGGTCACCGTCGCGGGCGTAA